Below is a window of Chelmon rostratus isolate fCheRos1 chromosome 23, fCheRos1.pri, whole genome shotgun sequence DNA.
TCCAGATGAGCATGATGGAAGTGTTGGAGGGACACAGGGTCGACAGGGGGCAGGAGGTGTGGGCTGCAGCCCCGGCTGAAGGGTACGTGAAGGAGTTCACCCGCCACTGCAACGACGTGCTGCTGAACCTGAATGAACTGCGGCACCGCAACATCCTGACCGACGCCAGCCTGGTTGTCGGCAACGTCCACCTGCGGGCGCACTGTGCTGTGCTCGTGGCCTGCAGGTTGGTGCAAAGGTTGATGCATCCATAAAAAATTTAGACTGTGCCATGGAGGAGTGAAGTTTTCTCTGAGTGGTGCACTTTTCAAAGGAGTttggttgaaatgaaaaataatttcttggttgtttttctttgtatgctacatcttttctcttttcctctggtTGACTCATAGTTGTTTTTTGctctcagtttttgtttttccttcactcTTTCCTGCTTTCCACATGAGACATccattgtcttcttcttccaccaTGTCTACCTCATCTCCCCCCTTATTTAAAACACTGCAATTGAGCCAAACTATTATCCCACTTTAAGTATTTCCGTCTTTCCCTGTCTCCCTGCAGTGGGTTCTTTTACTCGCTGTACTCCCACCGTGTGCTGCTTCAGGGACGCGGTGGCAGCGGGGAGCAGCTCATGTCCGTGTCTCTCCCCGACACCTTGGACCCATGCAGCATCTCCCTGCTGCTCGACTTCATGTACACCTCCCGCCTCCCCCTGACACCGAGCATCGTCCCCGGGGTGCTCACTGCTGCAACCTACCTGCAGATGGACCACGTGGCTGATACCTGCAGGGATTTCATGCAGCTGCACTGGTGAGGGACTGGACAGAACGTCCACTGGGCCAGAACAGATTATGTAGATGAAAGAATACTTGAGATTAAAATTTGATTGAATTTAATGTGCAATCTTgcacttttttcactttttaggTTAAcagattctttgtttttcagcagggAGAATATGAGTGCAAGACTCCCACAACTGGAGCTGGACTCCAGGGTGTCTGTTGCCTCTGTAGCCCCCAAAGGAGGGGACCTTCCCAATCCAGGACCCCAGAGATTACTCCCAACAGCAGTTGCAACAAGGTAGGAGAATTACGTTATGTAAACTGTGAGCAGAATTTGGCAGAAAGTGCTCTGTGGGTGTGACTCTTACATTTCCTCTTTGCTTATCACTGTGGGTTCGTGTTTACAGATTGTCACAAGTGTTGCTCTGTTGTCAGTGTTTAGCTCATTGCAGcacttcctctgtttctcctgcAGGGTCCCTGCGGAGATCGGGGGCTCTCTCAAGCCAGGGGCTTTCCCGACCTGCCAGCCCGGGTCAAAGGCGCTGAAAGGAGAGCCCGAGTCGCCCCTCATGGGCACCCCGACTCCATCTCCAGACAGCCCAGCCCGCTCCAGCTGCCAACCAAACTCTCCGGCAGAATCCAACACCTGCAACAAAAACCTTGTGGTGAGATTAAAGAAGACTAAGaagattaaaaatgtaaaaccaaCAACATTGCCAAACATAAGGAGCCTTAAGAGGAAAAATTCTCACTAACTCCATATTACCACTGGgaagttttgttttacatttaaattaaagtaattaaaccagcttttgtttatttctccaGAGTGATGTCAAAGCTTCGCCAGACCCCAAGGCTTGCAACTGGAAAAAATACAAGTACATCGTCCTGAACCCTCTCTGCTCGGCCACCACGGTGAAGGAAGAAGAAATTGAGGAACCACAAAGTCACACACCACCCATGGCCGACAGGATGGGCTCGACACCCAAAGCAGCGGCAGAGGCGTGGTCTGGAGAAGTGCCCGGTCAGATTGATAGGTAAACTGGAAACATGAGAATcatgagagaggaaaataaaacgTTTGTGACTTTCTAGAAATATGTAATCATGGACCCTTTCTTCATCAGACAGGGGCAGGCCTCCTGCTACGAGGGTTCTGGCCGAGCCCCTCCCCTGGGGCCACCCCCCTCTGTGGACCACCCAACACTGCCTCCCACTCAAAAGGAGGGAACAGGTATAACCCAAGCCTCCTTCATATCGCAGAAAGTTTTACTTTTAAACACATTATTACATTGTTATTCGTCTGCCTCCTCAGTCTCACCCTGCAACATTTTCCCAAACCTGCACCCCACTCATCCAGAAGCCGCCCACCTCAACCAACATGCAATCAAGCGGGGGAGCTACTATGTGCCCTACTGTTGTTCCGGCAACCTTCAAGGGACCAAGACTGTCTGCTCAGGTGAGGCCATAGAAAACCTCCTCCCcatttatttcctgtatttAAAACCAACACCTGACGCCGACCTTCGGCCCTGGCAGGCGACAAGCCGTACCGCTGTAACGTGTGCGGCGCCCAGTTCAACCGACCGGCCAACCTGAAGACTCACTCCCGCATTCACTCAGGAGAGAAGCCTTACCGCTGTGACACCTGTGGAGCTCGATTTGTTCAGGTGAGGGctagctgtctgtgtgtgcgtgtctgctCGAGTGGATTTTAAAGTGCACTACCTTATAAATCATGTGTCAGTCATGCAAGCACATATTAGAACTTCCTCTCAGAGAACTCagtttcctcttttccctcatAAAAAGTCCTGCACGTGCCTGTAAGGCGGAGTAAATATGAAAGTGACTGTCAAACTCAAAAGTAAGTTAGTCATTCGGGATTTCATTAAAAAGAGTCAAATGACAGATTGTTCCAAATAATTTCCAGAAAGGGAAGAAAGCACAACCTCATGCTAGTATTTTGAACCCTAACAAGAAATCATGTATTTGAACGTCAGGCTTGAACGCAGCTGcgtggagaaaaataaaagtaattttaGAGAGTGGATTATGAAGGAGCCAGTTTCTTGTGGTCAGGAAACACATACCGTCAGTCTGTGCTGAGatcgtttttttttccaatcttGACACGCTTCtcacttctgtttgtgtggttttacCTGGTGTTAGGTCGCCCATCTGAGGGCCCACGTTCTGATCCACACAGGGGAGAAGCCGTACCCCTGCCACACCTGTGGCACCCGCTTCCGCCACCTGCAGACCCTGAAGAGCCACCTGCGCATTCACACCGGAGAGAAGCCTTACACTGTGAGTCAGAAACGAGCCTGAGTCGCAGCGTGCAGCACACAGAAAATCTCTGAAAATCTCTTCCGGTCATGCCCGTTTAATCTGTTCGCGccttgtttttcagtgtgagaAGTGCGACCTTCACTTTCGCCACAAGAGTCAGCTGCGTCTTCACCTGCGGCAGAAGCACGGGGCCGTCACCAACACCAAGATCCGCTACAAGGTCCTGACCGAGCCCTACCAGCCTATTCTGCAGGCCTGCTGAGGAGCTCTGACCTTTGACTCAATGATCACAACCAGCACGTTGATCACAACCATAACTGAGCATCTAAATCTGTcggaaaatgtgacatttggtGAATGATTTTAACTTTAAATTATGAGCACCTGGTTTTTAATATGAGCTGGTTATTTATAACTTTTAACAGAGTGGTTAGATGGCCTgtaaaaaaatgctaaaattgATTCTGtttggagaaagagaaacatttaCAAGTAAATTTTAGCATCAGCACGTCGTTTGGTGAGTTGTGGAGCTCGAAGCTGACATAACACACTTAAGAATTATTAGCGTGGATCTATAAGGTTGATTAGAAGTTCTGGGTAGGTTTTCTGAGATGAGATGATGttaagaaaagtgtttttgaaggTCTGTGAAGGGGATAGGAAGAAAGGAATCAGACTTTTTGGGATGTGTGTACACTGAATTTTGAAGAAGAATGAGCATGTGAATGATTCGAAGGAAAGATTAAGCAAGTTTTTGGAAGGAGAGTTTTTGGAGTACGTAAATTAAATTCTATCATTTGTTGAAAAGCACTTAATCAGTGTTAAGTTACTGAAATCTTCTTCTTTAATGTGTATTTAACTCAGATTTAGTTTAATCTTGAGGCCTGGGGCCTGCGTGttctttaagaaaataaagtatgCAGTGATAGCTGCTTTTATAGTCCAAGCAGGCAAAGGACTTCTTGTCTTGTACtgagtttaaaataaaatgatagattgttttctgacatgaacAATTAGAATAAGACGACTGTAAACAATTGGATAATTGATAATATTACATTTGTGTATGAGTTAATTTGCTGGACAAAGATGGTTTTGTacaatttaaattaaatcatttttatatcAATTGGAGCTCTGGTGCTCAGTGTCTCATTTAACATCATGATGTGACAAATGTAATGCTATGTATGATGTGCAAACAAATGGTGAAACTGTGAACTCCCGTCTCTGGAATAAAAGAACTTATATGAAAATGGTCACAAAGTGCTGACCAGACGACGTAAAccctgctctctctgccacacTTCTCTCCTTCAACCTTTCTCCTCCCTGGACTTCCTTCCTCTCATTAACACACTTTTTCTGCCCATGAATCACGCCTTCTGTTAAGTCAAATCCGTCCCGCCATTTTCCagattttgtttatttcttggCGCTTTTGTGGAAACAATGAAGCCGAGGGCACCTGTTTCCTCCAGGCTCCTAACGCCGGCTACTCACGCTGCCAGCCGACAACACGTGTGTGAGCTCACTGGTGCTTCCCGAGGGCGAGGGGGTCGACCATGGAGGGGCTGCAGACTCCCGCTGAACTCTCCCACCCTCTGTCATCCCCCGCTTCCTGCTCGCTGATGAGTTGTGGCTAGCTGGGCTCATTGTCCAGGTTCAACAGACAAATGTTGGAAGTTTGACGGGACTTTCCAACCTCCGTCCCCCCCTCCTCAGCTAAAAAAAATGGAACCTGTAACATGTAGCTTTTCCCCTTCGTCAATTCATGGCCAGCTTGTCAGGAGTCTGCCCACAAATCAATTCAAGAAGTCACATAGAGTTTGTCCGAAAAGAGGACTTACTGCATGTAAGTCACATTTCAAGAAGTGGgaaatgtgtgtattatttCAGGAAGTGAGTATTACTGGAGATCTTTTGGTAATTTTATTGAAACTGCACAAAATCCAGGATGGCAACTTAATTCCTCCAATGGATTTTTTGTACCAACATGATTCGGAGAAGTGTTTTCCTTCTCTGGGAACATAAAACTAAAATGGAACCAAACTCACAACCCTTATGCAAGTTGTGTCCATGCAGACAGGCAgcttaaactgtgtgtgtgtgtgtgagagagagagtgtgtatgtctGCAAATCTGTTTACATGGTCAGactgtggggactcaccttccttatgggtAGAAAAAGTCCCCATAATAGACATACATATACTGCTGTATACGCATCCACTCTTCAACATTTAGTCAAGTGAGATGTAGGAGAGAAACCTCTATCAGCACTTCCACAGGCTCTCATGACCGACTGGTGCTGCTAATGGGGAATAATATTCCGccacagtgtttgttgtgtgtcagCAGGTTTGCGGCTATTTCGTTAACTTGACTAATAAGCATCATGTATCAACTGTAATAACAAAGGAATTATAGCTAGATTGAGACACAGGGCTTATGCCCCAGTGGTCATTCTTTACACATAACACAGAATAATTGTCACACTGTGAACATTTGCTTTGATATGCAAACAAAGCATTCAACCTTTACAAAGCTAATTTTCCGTTTGTGTTGACACCTTTGGAAATGTGTGAATTCACTCACAGTAAATGTATGTTCCTGATGTCATATTATTTTGTGCTGTTGACCTGTATTACACATTATTGTGATAGGTGCTTCTACTTTTATACAGACACACCTgtcaatataatgcagtccagtaaCAGCATCATTAACAATGATCTAAGTAATGAAACATATGATTTGATTAACCCCTCTGTGACAGtgtcaacaacagcagaactttacctaataaagtggccactgagcACAACATTTTCCTCCACGCCAGTCACAATCTAAAAGTAGTCTTCATGCCTATGACATTTTAGGCTGTATGGCTGCCTCCCTCTGGTGTTCAGCACGTGGAAAGCCATGTGGCTGTTATATGAAGCCAAGTGATTCAGATTTTCACCACATTCTCTCTGCCTTGTCTCTTTAatctctgtccctctgcctctgtggtagaaagctgctttttgtGTGACATTTGCAAAATGATCCGTAAAtatgtgtcatttttgtcatttcaccTCCGTGTTTTGTTATATGCTGTGATCATGTAAAAGTGCTGACATGAAATAACTGAACTGAGGGACCAAAGTGAGATCAACAGGTGATTTAAGGGTGGTTTTAATGTAACTCATGTTACATTAAGTTTCAACAGCATTTCCAACAACTGACGACTTCCTGGTTGCCAACAGGGGATCCTCCCTCttactggttgtttttttttaaatatttgtataaGATCATCAgaaatttgcctcaaggggcttcATAATTTGCACAGCATACAACGTCCTCTATCCTTAGACCCGGATTCGGATCAGGAAAAAATCTACCAAAAAcccctgcaggaaaaaaaactggaagAGGCAGGTATACGTGTAAACTAACCTCTTTCAAATATGGCTTGGCTTTAATTAGGATCCAGTAGAATCCTGGCCCTGATCCAACTCGTACTGTAGAATTCAAGCTATATTCAGGCTGATCCCTGTTGCTGGCCTTTGACCTTGAGCTGTACAGTTAAGTCTGTACAGTAAGTCTCAAATGTCAGGAGAACAAAGTGGAACACAGTGTTTTAATCCTGTGTTGATCTGATCCTCTCATGACTTTTCTAGATGAGGAGAAACCCAATTATGCAGGACTTCGAGATTCATTAAATGGTTTacattttgtattcatttttgaCAAACATCCATCATTTTCTGGAAGATGAATTAAAATATTGACCAGTTAATAAACTAGACTCAATAAATGCATGGTGTTGATGAATGGATTGACCTGGTGTAAAATATTTCTGCTATGGAGAGAATTACAAACTTGAGAACCAAAAGGGTTAGCCCAATTGTTGGCTGGACAAAATTATTTAGAATATATTACTCTCTGACGCGAGATTTTAGTATGTAGTAAGTATGTACTAGAAACACTCCACCAAGTGTAATTTTTAAATCTCCCaatgtgtgttattttatttagaCCACTGCCACTCAAGACGAAGTTTGTTCCTATATTGGAGAAATGTTCAAATGTAATTGATTAAAGGAACGGCTGACAACGATCAATAAAAAGGTTAATATCCACAAGtgttaacagtaaaaaaaaaaacaactgtccACACGGGCATTTTCGCGCGTGAGCTATTATCCGATATGCCCAATGCGCGCGGTCCCGTGAAGACTGCGCACGCGCGTTCCGCGGCCGGTTTACTCCGTAGTGACTGTTGAACTTGCTCCCTGTGGCTCTTAATGACTGGGACttgctttcattttgctgttcaCCACAGTGAAGTTCAACTGTGGACAATGCGCTGCCCCAGAGAAAGCTGACAAACCGAGGGTGAGTAGAGTCCAGGTAAACTCTTCCTCTTACCTGGCTGTGGCTTGTTTCCAGTTAATTGACTGTGAGGCTAACGGACGTGcgttgacattttgtttttccagccatAAACGATTAGTCTTAGAGGGTTTCAGTTGGTCACGGGTTATGAAACAGTTAATTTTGAATGGTAAACGTTATCATAACCTCACTCGCACCGCTACGTCAAACATCAGTTGAAGAATAATTTATACATTAGCATGAACTCTGTATCACCAAACATATGTGTGTTCGACGATAGTGTTCGTGTTGTAATTAATACAGCTGCGTGGAACGATCAGTGCGCATGCGCCGTGTGAAACCACGTCATTCACGTAGAGTTATGATTGGAGAGGCCACGTGCTGAGTTTCCAGTGCGCGTTCTCGTCTGTCTACCTGCTCCTGGCTGTGTAATTAACCATGAATGACACTTATAGACTGTCtgcatgaagctgcagctgcttgaaGGAGGACCGTGGACTCGGAGGTGCTTGCAGgtgcgtatgtgtgtattaCACCCTGATGTCAGTAGTGTAAGGCCATGCAATCAATACATCTTTATAACTGCAGCAGACTAATTAATCATCATTTATGTGACTCATGAAGTGAAACCCAGATTGATTTCCAGTGTGGTGTACAAGTTTGGattcagcacagagcagagaagcagagctattatttcatacatttatacattttaaatttgaaaagttttaatttgcataaaaaataaCCCAGAAAGGGCTCACCctgaattatatatttatttagttaAGGCATAATTTAAGCCCGGTCATCGacaggattttagaaatactgtgTTCCTTTGAAAGTTCCTTTAAAATTTggatttacttttactttttattcagtttactgtaCGATTGTGATTTAGagcaaataaaactgacttgactaCAGCCCTTACTATAAACACTATAAAAGTTGAGAATGAGAAGTTTTCTGTGTCAAAATGCCAGCttcagtgcagagctgcttGCAGCAGTTCTCATGTTTGTTTGGCCATAGAAAATAAATACTATGCAAAATGAAACCTACAGGCAAGCACATGATCCTAGTGTGACACTTGACATTCTCCTGCAGCTTTTGCCTCACTGAAATCTGGTGTGTGATCCTCCTGCACCTGATTCTACAGCTATCTCTTTGATTATCCAGTACATGTGAAAATACAGTTTAGAGATACAGTGCATAAAAAGCGTTCAACCCAATATGAAATCAGGTTTTTGAGCCGTTGGTGTATTTCGGGATGCCTCTCAGCTCATGCATGTTTGACAGAGTGCTAGGTCAAATTCCTGTAATTCCTGCGGCAGTGAACTGAGTGTTATTACCCAGGTTAGGAATGGATCAAGTTGCTGTGCTGTGCATTGCAGAAAATCACCAAATTAAGCAACAGAGTGGAAAACTCTGCTGAGCAGCACAAATAATCTGAATTATTGTCTGAATAAactcactgtttctgtgaagaaatatcaaacagaaataaaaagtgaaCTGTTATCATTACTTGATACTGACACTTAGATACAATAGCAcaacagtgtgtatttttaatgatCTGGCAAACTGTTGacttttttcagttaaattaacagaaagctgctgcaggacaaatcttttttgtctctgtgcgCTGTGCTGATCAGTCAGGTCAAAGAGGAGGAACAGTTTccatgaaaacagctgacagctgatTAAAAAGCAATCAAAGTAAAAATAGGGGAATTTCTGCAAGACATTATGACAATAGCAGATCACAGAAAGTCCAGAATGGCTGCATGTTGTCAGCAGTAACTGAAAGTTCTGGTCAATGTCAGAAGAGAAACCTCAGCACTGTTTGCTGATTgcagtttctgctgcagaggccTGACTATGGGCTGAAAGAGGATGCATGCATGTGATCAGCTCGTTACTGTCAGCAGCTTAAAAGGTGCCTGAGGAGCattttttctcttaaaaatgtgataatgCTGAAGTGTGAAGTGAAAAAACGggtttttcaggtttttgaaTGAGCAGTAAGCAATGATGATAGCAGCTGATACAAACTAAGGATAGGTGAAATTTCTACACATTCTTTTACATATTTGTGAATCCTGGACGTGTGTTATGATATGATACTTAagctctattttattttatttgtggaTTAAAAATTGAGCTGTTGAGAATATAAGCATCAAATTTTCCACccctgaaatggaaaaaaaagattattttaaaatttacGAACATTGGACACCATACTGAGCAAGTCATGGTTAGAAGGAACATACAGAGGTGCATCTGACTTTGGAAATCCTTCATAAGCGCCTAATGGTCTCAGTGTTGTACCAAATGCTGTGACAGATGTGCATTTTCATAATGACCTATATGTGACTAATAGAGGACAATTTCTTCATACAATTGAATGCCTTTACTGTCATTGCACATTGCACAATGAAATTTGCTGGTTGATTTAAGAttcaccacatgcacacacacactttacgCACCTGCCATacagataaataataatataaaaaagaaagatgaaaagaagttgCTTGTCAGAAGCAACTATTTTTACATTGTCCCAGGTGTTATTGCACCTTTTTATAGAGATGTTATTGCATTTTGTATAGAGATAATTAGGTTAATGCACATTTCCTCACTGTATGGAAACACTACTCCAGCTGTTAGTGTGGTGTGTTGTGGGGGGAATGGTGTTTTGTGGAGTTCAGTTCATTGATGGCTTTGGggtaaaagctgtttttgagcCTGGAAGTGTGGCTCTTTCAGGCCCTGCAGTGCCTTCCAGATGGCagtggagagaggggaggatgtTGGGGGCGAGTTGCGTCCTTCAGAATGCTGCTGGCTCTGCGGGGGTAGTGTGAGCTGAAGATGATTTCCAGTGAGGAAAACAGACGTCCAATTATTTTCTGCACTGGGTTTCTTTTAGAGAGCTCTGCTGAACTCTCTATAGTGCAGTGGTAGAAGGGCAACTTCAAGGACAGAGTTGGGTTTTCGTaagtgtctgtatgtgtaagTATAAGCCATTTTTGCAGAGCAGGGGGTTTACTGTCCATGTAAGCGCCTTTGCGATGTGAGTTCCCAGAAACTTGAAGCTGGAAATCCTCTCCACTTCTACTCCTGTGATGTTTAGGGGAGAGAGGTCCTCGAAGGTGGTACTGATTTGAGATCAGTCCCACCACTGTTATAACAAATGATTTTGTTTGATAGGTGTGTTGAGATGCAGTCGTATTTACATGAACAGTGAGTTACTGAGACCCAGGTCAAGCAATTTGGTTGCCAGCTTGGGGACAGTGGTGTTGAATGGAGCTGTAGTCATGATTTTAGTGTAATAGTCTTATTACAACATAAATGACTACTTAAATGCAGAAATAAGCCATGTGTATTGTCTCTCACTTCTGCAGACTGCTTTATATCCACTGAATCCACAGAAATCTTAAAACAAATCTAGAGAAAGTTGATGGGGAggctttctttcctttcactATTGACACCACAGAGATTTCTTCACAGGTGATCTTTGAACACTTCTCAGTTCACCTCTCACCTTTATCTTCTCAATGAAGGCCAACTTGTTTAGCAGAATTGTCACACTTACGTAGCACAACCAGAGAATCTGTTGGCCTGTGGGAAGTTAATCATTATGGCTTTtgacaaccacagagagagTCTGAGCAGCTGCACTGATACTACAGGAAAGAGATACCACTTGGATTTCCTTAGGCTTATATCTTCCTGCTCTTGGtgcttcctcctgcttccagctTGCCTTCCTCACCGCTGacctgcatttatttaaattttacagACCAGACATGTCTAACCTCAAGCCCAAAGCAGAGAGCCAGAGCGATGAGGCAGAGGGCCCGGATGGAGGCTGGGGCTGGGTGCTGGTCGGTGCCCTGTTCGTCAGCACGAGCCTCGTGTTCGGCCTGATGCGCAGCTTGGGGATCTTCTTTGTAGAGTTTGTGCAGTACTTTGATGAGAGCGCTCAGGCCATCTCCTGGATCTCATCCATTGGCCTGGCTTCACAGCAGTTCTTCAGTGAGTCACTCTGTTGAAGAATGAGTATGTTGTTTGTAAATGTATCTGTTTTCATTAGTGATTAATCTGTTAACAGAAAACGAGAAAAGCAGCTGGATAAATGATTTAATCAATTATCACAGTTGTGTCCATCGACAAATTAGCTAATCTTTGCAGAACTAGTTGTCGTTCTGTTATCCAGTAATAGACATGAGCATGTATGATTTGTATTGTTAAATCTACACTAATTACACAGGAAAATGTGCAACTAAGAGAGGGAAGTGAGTTTATGaaaggattttttaaaatttctgaGCCGTTTTGAGTTGTGAAAAAGGGGCTGCAACTCATTAACCCTTTAACAAGCACCAGTGGGTCACTCATTACAAACTCATGCTGTAAAGCCAAACATTGTTCAACCCCATAGGACTTTATGTAAAATTGTAGTGGGGTAGTTTCCAAAGATGCCATATCTGTCAGGCTGAGTTTAGAGGAAAGGATGCATAAAACACCCAGAAGGTTTCATTTGATGGAATTGTGTAGCCATAATAAACATGTTCACCCAGTGTAAACATCATATAGCTTCCAACAAGAGTTGGATCAGTCTGATGCAGAATATATATGTCACTGTGTAGACTAAGATGATTTACCAACCTGACAAGCACTTAAGGGAAAataatgaagatgatgaaatgaaGATGTGGCAATCGTACGATCTTTTCTGGTTTGAATAAAAGGAGCACTGAACAAAgcacaagataaaaacaaagctgtctTCACAGCACATTGCAGTTGGTAAATTGACTGCAGTAATTTGTCTTTGTGGTAAATAGTCCTGACtgatggagatgtgtgtgtgtatgtgtttgtttcgCAGGTCCGTTGGGTGCAGCACTCTGTAATGCATATGACACGCGGATAGTGGTGATGACGGGGGGCTGTCTCTCTGGACTCGGCCTCATACTTGCCTCCCGGGCCACCT
It encodes the following:
- the bcl6b gene encoding B-cell lymphoma 6 protein homolog isoform X2; protein product: MSMMEVLEGHRVDRGQEVWAAAPAEGYVKEFTRHCNDVLLNLNELRHRNILTDASLVVGNVHLRAHCAVLVACSGFFYSLYSHRVLLQGRGGSGEQLMSVSLPDTLDPCSISLLLDFMYTSRLPLTPSIVPGVLTAATYLQMDHVADTCRDFMQLHCRENMSARLPQLELDSRVSVASVAPKGGDLPNPGPQRLLPTAVATRVPAEIGGSLKPGAFPTCQPGSKALKGEPESPLMGTPTPSPDSPARSSCQPNSPAESNTCNKNLVSDVKASPDPKACNWKKYKYIVLNPLCSATTVKEEEIEEPQSHTPPMADRMGSTPKAAAEAWSGEVPGQIDRQGQASCYEGSGRAPPLGPPPSVDHPTLPPTQKEGTEAAHLNQHAIKRGSYYVPYCCSGNLQGTKTVCSGDKPYRCNVCGAQFNRPANLKTHSRIHSGEKPYRCDTCGARFVQVAHLRAHVLIHTGEKPYPCHTCGTRFRHLQTLKSHLRIHTGEKPYTCEKCDLHFRHKSQLRLHLRQKHGAVTNTKIRYKVLTEPYQPILQAC
- the bcl6b gene encoding B-cell lymphoma 6 protein homolog isoform X1, which codes for MSMMEVLEGHRVDRGQEVWAAAPAEGYVKEFTRHCNDVLLNLNELRHRNILTDASLVVGNVHLRAHCAVLVACSGFFYSLYSHRVLLQGRGGSGEQLMSVSLPDTLDPCSISLLLDFMYTSRLPLTPSIVPGVLTAATYLQMDHVADTCRDFMQLHCRENMSARLPQLELDSRVSVASVAPKGGDLPNPGPQRLLPTAVATRVPAEIGGSLKPGAFPTCQPGSKALKGEPESPLMGTPTPSPDSPARSSCQPNSPAESNTCNKNLVSDVKASPDPKACNWKKYKYIVLNPLCSATTVKEEEIEEPQSHTPPMADRMGSTPKAAAEAWSGEVPGQIDRQGQASCYEGSGRAPPLGPPPSVDHPTLPPTQKEGTVSPCNIFPNLHPTHPEAAHLNQHAIKRGSYYVPYCCSGNLQGTKTVCSGDKPYRCNVCGAQFNRPANLKTHSRIHSGEKPYRCDTCGARFVQVAHLRAHVLIHTGEKPYPCHTCGTRFRHLQTLKSHLRIHTGEKPYTCEKCDLHFRHKSQLRLHLRQKHGAVTNTKIRYKVLTEPYQPILQAC